From Alosa sapidissima isolate fAloSap1 chromosome 2, fAloSap1.pri, whole genome shotgun sequence, one genomic window encodes:
- the gpr18 gene encoding N-arachidonyl glycine receptor — protein MGEAAMNETISVAMSRSTVLAPVEYRTAGLVFYCFLFIIGFLVNITALWVFALTTKRRTSVTIHMINVAVVDLVFILLLPFRMIYYSWDYWPFGDMFCRVTAALTVFYPCMALWVFALISADRYVAIVQPKHSRELKSTRKAVVSCAGVWVMTLGCTAPLLFPDEDPDAVASHNFTTCLKMRDTEHLRRDNPINFVRLIFFFLVPMCIMVGCYAVIVDNLIHGRTSKLKPKVKQKSIRIIVTLIIQVLVCFVPYHVCFVFLLLSPDSNEVYSGWGAFTTLLMNLSTVLDIVLYYIVSKQFQDRVISVILYRNYLRSIRRKSMHTSSVRSLSNITSAMI, from the coding sequence ATGGGTGAAGCAGCCATGAACGAGACTATCTCCGTAGCAATGAGCAGGTCCACGGTCCTTGCCCCGGTGGAGTACCGCACGGCCGGCCTGGTGTTCTACTGTTTCCTCTTCATCATCGGCTTCTTGGTCAACATCACGGCGCTATGGGTGTTCGCCCTGACCACCAAGCGGCGGACCTCAGTCACCATTCACATGATCAACGTGGCCGTGGTGGACCTTGTCTTCATCCTTCTCCTGCCCTTCCGCATGATCTACTACTCGTGGGACTACTGGCCGTTCGGCGACATGTTCTGCCGGGTGACCGCCGCGCTGACCGTCTTCTATCCGTGCATGGCACTGTGGGTGTTTGCGCTGATCAGCGCCGACCGCTACGTGGCCATCGTCCAGCCCAAGCACAGCCGCGAGCTCAAGAGCACTCGCAAGGCGGTGGTGTCGTGCGCCGGCGTCTGGGTGATGACGCTGGGCTGCACAGCGCCGCTGCTCTTCCCCGACGAGGACCCGGACGCGGTAGCCAGCCACAACTTCACCACGTGCCTGAAGATGCGTGACACCGAGCACCTGCGCCGCGACAACCCCATCAACTTCGTCCGGctcatcttcttcttcctcgTGCCCATGTGCATCATGGTGGGCTGCTACGCGGTCATCGTGGACAACCTCATACACGGCCGCACGTCCAAGCTCAAGCCCAAGGTCAAGCAGAAGTCCATCCGCATCATTGTCACGCTCATCATCCAGGTGCTGGTGTGCTTCGTGCCCTACCACGTCTGCTTCGTCTTCCTGCTACTGTCGCCGGACAGCAACGAGGTCTACAGCGGTTGGGGCGCCTTCACCACCCTCCTGATGAACCTCAGCACGGTGCTGGACATCGTCCTCTACTACATCGTCTCCAAGCAGTTCCAGGACCGCGTCATCAGCGTTATCCTCTATCGGAACTACCTACGCAGCATCCGGCGCAAAAGCATGCACACCAGCAGCGTGCGCTCTCTCAGCAACATCACCAGCGCCATGATCTGA
- the gpr183a gene encoding G-protein coupled receptor 183-A, producing MNEAMDIDQSTNCTNATCTNLYDHRPVARVLMPLYYSIVFLVGLFGNALALHVIRPNLRKMNSTTLYSANLVVSDILFALSLPLRVVYYALGFHWPLGEFACKATALVFYINTYAGVNFMTCLSVDRFIAVVLPLRLSRFRKVQRVKWVCVCVWMLVLAQTLPLLSMPMTHAEPGGYVTCMEYPNFETVPNLPFMLIGAVFLGYGIPVVIILVCYSWLCSKLRLSAKTNHLTEKSGRNKKAIGVVLCVILVFVVCYTPYHMDLLQYMVRKLRYDPDCGELHRFQISLHVTVCLMNLNSCLDPFIYFFACKGYKKKVMKLLRRQVSMSFSSNARTSPEESSRDLDHNRVRLYSRGEHH from the coding sequence ATGAATGAAGCAATGGATATTGACCAAAGCACCAATTGCACCAACGCCACATGTACAAATCTGTACGATCACCGACCAGTGGCGCGGGTTCTCATGCCACTGTATTACTCAATCGTGTTTTTGGTGGGTCTCTTTGGTAACGCGTTGGCATTGCACGTCATCCGTCCCAACCTGCGCAAGATGAACTCCACCACGCTCTACTCGGCCAACTTGGTGGTTTCGGACATCCTGTTTGCCCTCTCGCTGCCGCTGCGTGTGGTCTACTACGCGCTGGGCTTCCACTGGCCCCTGGGCGAGTTTGCGTGCAAGGCCACGGCGCTGGTGTTTTACATCAACACCTACGCTGGGGTCAACTTCATGACCTGTCTGAGCGTGGACCGCTTCATCGCCGTGGTGCTGCCGCTGCGGCTGTCGCGCTTCCGCAAGGTCCAGCGCGTCaagtgggtgtgcgtgtgtgtgtggatgctggtGCTTGCCCAGACCCTGCCACTGCTGTCCATGCCCATGACCCATGCCGAGCCCGGCGGCTACGTCACCTGCATGGAGTACCCCAACTTCGAGACGGTGCCCAACCTCCCGTTCATGCTCATCGGCGCCGTCTTCCTGGGCTACGGCATCCCCGTGGTCATCATCTTGGTCTGCTACTCGTGGCTGTGCTCCAAACTGCGCCTGTCGGCCAAGACCAACCACCTGACGGAGAAGTCCGGCCGCAACAAGAAGGCCATCGGGGTCGTCCTCTGCGTCATCCTGGTTTTCGTGGTCTGCTACACGCCCTACCATATGGACCTGCTGCAGTACATGGTTCGTAAGTTGCGTTACGATCCTGACTGTGGCGAGCTGCACCGTTTCCAGATCTCGCTGCACGTCACCGTGTGCCTGATGAACCTCAACTCCTGCCTGGACCCGTTCATCTACTTCTTTGCCTGCAAGGGCTACAAGAAGAAGGTGATGAAGCTGCTCAGGAGGCAGGTGAGCATGTCCTTCTCCAGCAACGCTCGCACTTCGCCCGAGGAGTCATCCCGCGACCTTGACCACAACAGGGTCCGTCTCTACAGCAGGGGTGAACACCACTGA